DNA from Clupea harengus chromosome 2, Ch_v2.0.2, whole genome shotgun sequence:
ttacaaacacactctcccccatCCTAAGAATCCCTTCTTCCTTAAAGACTCCCAACCTCCGCTTTTACCGGTGGGCATTTTACGggtgcttttttgttttttttctagttcAGTAATCAGTGAGTGCTGGGTTCATTAAAACTAATTGAATCGGAAACATGTCCACCCAAGGAAACGTTAGCACTTTTCCCACCTCGCCCAAAAAAAGGAaatttcctgttttgttttgtcaatAAGGTCAAAGGACAGAATGAATATGTTCGATATGGATGCATGTTGCATTTcaagtggaggtgtgtgtgtgtgtgtgtgtgtgtgtgtgtgtgtgtgtgtgtgtgtgtgtgtgtgtgtgtgtgtgtgtgtgtgtgtgtgtgtgtgtgtgtgtgtgtgtgtgtgtgtgtgtgtgtgtgtgtgtgtgtgtgtgtgtgtgtgtgtgtgtgtgtctatgtgtgtgcttgtgttgctGGCCCACAGCTCTCTGTGCCCAGACTATGAAATAGAAGGTGGTCCACTGCTTCGCACACTTACACTATTTGTGCTTCCGTCTATTCTTCCGAGTGCACGTCTCTGTAAAGTTTCAATCAGTATAATCGCATGAATAATTCCTCATCGCCAGCAGAATTGAGCCCTCGTCTGGCGCCTGCATTAATGCGTTTTGGTGTGCTGACCACACTTGAAATAATAATTTGACAACATCCATCAGAAATCAATGTGCAATAACAGACTACCCACAGCTGTTATTATGAAGTAAATATTTATGAGTGATCTGACTGGGCCTGAGGACCAGTCAATCTCTCGAGAGGGATCTTTGCTAATGATTAACCTCTTTTACTGGGCCTGTCCCAGTTGGTAATGGCCATTAGGGCGGCGGAGGACAGCGGCGTTTGATTTTCGGGCCCCCATCATTCACAGCTTGTCAGTTCTGTTCATTCGCCATACATGACTGCTGAATTGATTGTCTGTTTAGTCCTATGAATGATAGAGGTGGTGTGGAGGTAAAACAGCGAGGGCCACCATTCATTTCCATATGCACTGAGTCTCACCGAGCCCCGCCTGCACAAACTCAGACTTTCCACAGCAACAGACTGTTGGCTTACTGCTGTTGTTCCCCCAATCAAGGTGTTATGTGTAGAGGATTTTCAAATTTGTGATTTGATCATAGACATATCACGTAGAAATACAACATGTTTAAGATACAACTCTGTTTTCAAATCATTGGCCTTTACATAAACGTATACTGATTACAGCATGTGGAGTTTTGGTGGTATCACAATTCATGATCTGGTTTTGTTGTTaacatacatgtaaatgtacacatgtGTAATTGTGTTTACTTTGTCAGTTTCAAAGAGCCGTTTCTTTGTGCATCAGTGTAATTATGCTTTTGCAACTATGGACTGATAAATACAGACAGTAAAATATTGAATAGCATGAAAAGCATTTAAAGGCATTTCTCATAAGATAAAGGTAACCCATTTCCTGCACTATACCAGTCACTCACTTCATCCCTACCAAACACATCAACGCAAGCAAACCTATGAGACCCTATAAGGTAACACTCAAAAGAAGGTTACTGATGATGTATAGTCCCTTTTTAATTTCAATCACTTATTCTGTCCTAGTTTTTTTCATCGCACCCCGTCATTAGAAATCCAGGACAGTGTATTCCTGACAGGCTTGCATAAACCTTCATACCTGTTTTGGTAACCTAATCAGTTCTTTTCTAACGGAGATGGGGCCTTGTAAAGGTAGTATTCTGACTGACCCAGTTTGATGATTAACAATACTAGAGGAACATGATAAAGCACTCCACTCCAGCCAGAAAAAAGGAACAGGGACATACGAGGCTCATAAAGGAAGTTTCTACTTTGCAAACGCACAAaaagcacacaccaacacatacccACGCACACATCACAATACAGCCTTATGAGACATCAACAAGCAAATTAACAGTGTTCTAGCATATCCCTGCATAAATTCTACTCATATATGCATAAATTCTGCTCCACGAAACGTAACCTATACATAGTATGCAAATACTACATCTTTGGCCACTGGCCAAAGCAAAGGCAACGCTGATACTTTTCAGAAATAAATTCTCAAAAGGCCTCAGTTCATGGCCTGTTCATTTGCATTGGAGTCTTGGATATGGAGAATAAGTCTCACAATTAGGACAGACAGGCAAAATACCTCCTACTTTGTTGATCTAACAGGATAGGATGTGGCATCCAGTCACAGCCCTCAGTCATAGCCGAACGTAGGTGCTCATCTGATCCATTTCCTAAGGTCAAGACATGTCATTACATGGTTACTTGCTTGGTTTGAAGTGGCAGGAGACCTATATGAGAGAAGCTATTACTAACATCCTCAAAGTCATTTTACCCCATCTGTAAAATTTAGTTttaaaacatatacagtattaaatttttttttttttaaatctcctcATCGCATGTTGTTACGAATCTCaaacaacaaaatgaaaatgttatacCTTCATGGTGGAGTGAATCAAAATTAGGGCCTGGTAATTCTAtggcagagggagagcaagCATCCCCTTAATGTAGCCCGAGACGTGATGGCTTGGCGACATCCTCAGCTGAGTGGCTTTACACCTGTAAAAATACATAGCGACTGGAAAAATAATGACAGTGTTTCAGCTTTGTTCTCTGTGAACTTAAAAGAAAGTGCCCTCTGTCATCCCGGGGAACGAGCCTGGACCATCATAATTTGGAAACTCTCTGGCGACCCACTCGGGCActtaagagagaggggggggggggggagcctgGCGCTTCGTCCCCCTGCTGGCGTCTTCAATCTTccctgcagagggagggaggtctgCAGTGTATCATTTACATCATCACTGTGGTTGAGGGAattcaaccaatcaatcagtcagtcacttTGGCTGCCAACTGCATGGTTGACTTTTGGCAGCTGAAGTACTTGACTGCATTAGTACTGCATTGAACAGTTGTAGCGCATTGAAGTGCATtgtgaacacacgcacacttggaAAACTTCatggcctgttttttttttccttcctccatTTGTTGTGACAAACAGGAACATTAAACATCCTCACTGTGGTCTGTGAGAGAAGAAAATGTTCCTGAAAATCTCTATATATGGATGTTGCAGTGTATTTCCTGACAGGAGTATTTGGTACATATGCATGTCCCTTTTCATTGTGTAGACATGAacaccccccccaaacccaaaTGGAACCTTCAGTCAACAGAAATGAACTTGTGACACAGCGAAACATCTTTGAAACAGATCTGCTAAATGTCAGACAGTCGCTTTTGAATGTGATCGTAATTTGACTTGGAATTAGCATTTTCTACTGAAGATCTAATTATTCAATCCATTGCCTTGTGAGAACTTTAGGAAAGAGCAACCACTGCCATGTTGATCATATGATAAATATTGTATCATTGTAGATAAGCCGCAGACATAGCCTTGGAGCCTGATATCATTGTAATTTCAGAAATAAACTGACGCAAAGAGAGAATGGCAAGGGCATCATAATGGCACCCACAAAAAAGCTTATTAGGGGTGTGTAGCAGTCGCTGGTTTGAGATCTGATAGCGTCTGACGAATTTAATATCAGACTGCCGAATTCTGTCTATCAAAAAATGGAATTATCAACATTTGAATATGTTAACTGGCGTGCCTtggtgtgcatttgtgcgtgcgtgcatacgtgcatgtgtttgggtgtgtgtgtgtgtgtatgttggaacgtgtgtgtgcgtgcatcctcgtaaatgtgtgtgtgcacgtgcagaAGTGATTGAGTGAGACAAAGAGGAGGGCCTTTGGTGTTGCCCTTAAGGCCATGCGGGGGAGATTTCCAAACTACAGTGGTCAGGACTTGATGGTTAACTCTCTGCACGTAACACTACTTGCAGGGAGAAAAATCCTGAATATGAAAAATGGCTCAGTGTTTTATCCAGAGACATTACGCAACATGACAAGAACAATTGCAGTGCTCTCATTAAGATGATGCCAAGTGTTTTCACAGCGAACATGCTGTTCTTGTGCTCCAGCAATTCAAAAGATGTTATGCCCCCTCCCAAGGTACTGGGATATGAGATAAACACAGCCTTCATTTTCGGGTATTCTCTGATTAATCGAAAGACTCTATTGTAGTACATTTGACAGTGTAATAATTCAGTTGTCTAGTCAGCTCTGAGAAAAatgcataaataaaaaaacttaAAACTAATCTAAACAAAACTGTTCAACTGTTATAGTTAAAGTTTCTGAACTGTTGTAAATGAACTGTCTTCATTTTCCCaacattattttattatgtTCTCATTGTTATTGTGAATGACAAgatcacacctacacacatgcatggatgcacacacacatgtacacgcgcacaaagacacagacatatgcatgcatgcgtgcatacacacacacacacacacacacacacacacaaactcatacatggggggggggggggggggtatgcatGCAGGCACACAATATGCAGACAGACACTTCTGCAGACAcgggcacatacacacttttttGTCAAGATGAGTTACCAATACTCCCTACAAGCTTTAAAAACCCTATCATCTTTTTGTACAGTCCAACCCAGTGTTAATTTGACAATTTAACATGTTAATCCCTGAAGTTTTACACAGAGAAGCTTTTGATATTACATCAGGAATTTAACATAAAAATGTAGGTTTGTTAAGGTTTGTCATTACAAAAGCAACTTTGTCTTCTCTGTGGTATTCAAATATCTTTTCAGAATTTAGTTTAATACATTGTACACAGAAAACTAAATAAAGCATGTCATAAAAGTAACAATTTGCTATAAGCCTAAGTAGGTAAAAGCTTGCGTTTTTAATCCTACATTGATATGTTCAAGGGCAATCACATAGTCAACATATCTTATAGCTGCATAAGATGTTAAGAAGTTTCATACTTCACAATAGTTCAACGAAGATAATAAACACGGCACTGGCATTTTCTAGGCACCGTCTTTTTTATATAGCTGCAGTTCTGTGGAGTATGCCATCTCTAAGTATACTGTTATACCCTTACAAGCTCATACCTCCATATTTTGGTATAAGTCGAAATATATATGCGAACAAGTGTATCGCTTTCTAAATCGCATTTTGTTTCTAGTTTTCTCACGTTCAAGTTCCATGATCCCACTATAAAGTATGGGGCAAACTCCTGAAATCAGAAAGCAGTATAAGTTTTTGTAGCCGAGAAATTATTTTCTGCGTTGAAAATGCTATATCAAACACATAGAGGATAATAAATTAATGTCTCTATATTATACAAGtcaatatattattatattgtatcaGGCTGATATTACGGGCTTCAGAAAATTCTCCCAAATACTTCATATTTTCTTTACAACGTCATTGAACTACAAATTGTGACTAAAAGGCTGTCATCATTAGGCTTTGTGGGAGATTACTAGACAAATCATTTATTTTCGTTATCCTATTTATTTGCATTTCTTTAGATTCaagaaaaataatgttttcacATTACAATGTCTTGTGTAGCCTTCCTTTCGCAAGCCTAATTTCCACAAAGACATAGCCAAGACCAGCCAAGTAGCCAACCACTTGTTCTTGAAGACCGTTTGATACAAACAATTTTGAAACCATTCTATTTCATGTAGgcctttgaaaataaaaaggcATGAAAATCAAGTCTACTTTCACAGATGGACTggagttgttttttgtttttgtttttaaagtcgCTTTTTTCGCTTTAAAGTCCATCTGCGCACTGGAGCATTTGCCCAACCACCCGAAACACTAGCGTGAGTAAAAACTTTTGTTTTGATCTTTTCAAATTAAGAGTACACTATGTATTGAATGTTTTCGCGTTAATTCGTTTGACTTTTTGAAGGAGGTACATTTTACAGTTTTCACTGTTTTAGTTGAAATATCCGTAACAGAAAACTCTGTTTGTGTTATGCTGCTAGGCATAGCCACCATCGTGCAGCTTGATTGCACATGCTTATGACAAAACACCGTCCTGTTGTTTCCTGACTGAAAAGATTCTGTACCCTGTTCAcggaaataaaatgaaagacAATAATCGGGTCATTGTTACCCAGTTGTGTAATGTAGAAAGTCCAAttaacttttttattattttctgttATATTAAGAAATAAAACCTGCATTTATGAATTAGTTTATATAAATATGCATATTAGTTGACTTGTCATATACAATTAAAATAATTAAGTGTCAGCATCTCTTAATCTGTTTGATCAGTGTAACGTATTGAGAGAAAATTAGCAAGAGGAATGATTTAGAAGTTTTATttgtaaacattaaatatttctTTCTCATTGAGTTTTTTTTCGGAATCGGCACCGAACGCATTGCAATACTCAATTACACCATAGAAAAAGGCAGTGGATGTACAGCACAAACTGATATGATATGACATACTTTTATCTTAGATGGGAAATGATGTCATAACTGCTTAGATGTCTTTCAGACAGGAAAACAAAGACAACGTGCTAATTATGAATAATGATTCGAAATCATTTTTAAATTGCACCATGCTTAATGTAGCTTTTGgcaacaaaataataaatatagaaaCGTTTATATTAAACAGCAACAatacatacaacacatacaaacGAGGAATGTCTGACAGTTTTACAAACACAATGGGTCCCTTTTTACCTATACAGATGATATACTTTTTTCACATGTGTCATACATAAAAGTTGTTCCATACTACGAATTTTTATAAAATCTAGCAGACTACATAGTGTCCGgaatataatgtataatatagaCATCACCTCAATAGCAAGTGCCTATAAAAATCCTACAACATGCGTTGCCTTTTCCAAATACTTCCTTTGAAATCCTGACAGACACATAGGCACACGttataaaagaaaacaaacaaaaatgtttttacgAGCTTTATACACATCTTATAAAGTCGCGTTTTTGGACGCATCACATAAATCTAtcgtatgtatatgtatatataaatggaTTATATTACATTTAACTGTTTACATGGATGCCAATAATAAGGAATAGCAATTACAAGAAATTCTTCAACTTCATCATGGACTTTCCAGATCAGATACAGAAAATCATTAGTGAACAGTTTTGCCTGTAATAGGTTGTTCATTTTCTTACAGGAGATATTATAGAAAATAGAAGAGCAGGTAGCCTATCGCTCGGTTGgtggtgtttatttttttatcctcttCTGAATGGTCAATTATGGATCCTTGATCGCTATTAGGAGACTTGGCGTAGCTTGCGAATAGTTAAGAGTAAAAGAGCGCcgattgttaaaaaaaaaaaaaaaaaaactgcgaCAGGATTACTCAGAGTCCGTGGAAGTTCTTTGAGGTCGTGTGacattgtctgtttgtgttttaaaaggGTAGGGTGTCGAGAAAAAGTTTGTCGATTATTGCTGGCGGAGGAACCAAGTCTTCCAGTTTTAAGTAGAAGATGCGCTGCAGACCTTGTGTACAGAGCGTGCGAAGTTCCGGGAGTTTTCCCAAAAGTTTTGACAAGTAGTTTGGACGGTTTAAACCACCACCGTTAAACGTAACCTGGTCTTTTAGACAATTTACTATCTTGTTTTGGAGGTCCTCCACCCTCTTCGGCTCCTTAAGACCGTGCCTCTCTGAAATTAAAGCATTGACGAAATTAATAAACTTTCTTGAGATCTGCTTCAGCTAAATGCTATTTTTTTAATCTAATCCATGTAGGCAACTCAGGGGGACTTTATTTCAGATAAaataataaaaggaaaataaatataggcTTCATTCTCACCTGTtaccatggtgagggcagcaaTGCAGGCGAACGCAGAAATATCTATGTTCATGCTCTGAAGGTTTGAGGAGAACTCCACAATTGAGTCAATCCATTCTCCAAATCCGCGCACGCACTGTAGCCTGTGCAAGACCACTCCGTTGCAGAAAATGAGTTTGCCTTCCGCCGGGTTGGACCTGTAATTAATAATAAAATGCCATTAATTACCGCGAGCAATTAAATGAGGATTTAAGAGGCTCATCGCAGCAGAGCTTAAAAGATGGCTGCTCATTATCACGTTCGACTCAATCTGGAGGCCTTACCTGTACGCCAAGCGCAGAACAAAAAGTTCTAGAAAGGCCGATTCGAAAAGGAGGTCTTGGTCCTGTTTGGGAAGATCAGCAAACGCAGGGACCTTTTCAGCCCATCCTCGGATGATCTCCATGGAGCCCGTCAGGAGATCATAGAACTGCTGGATATGCTGAGTGTCGTCTCCAGTCATTTGGTAGTCAGGGTTAGCCTGGAACTGGAATTTAATTTAGGCAGATCTTAATGAGGTCCTTTAAAATATATAACCCATGAAATTGCAAAGCCTATTTCGAGCAGGGGTGTTCTTTTTCCAGTTATCCTCGCCTGTGTATTTTATGGAGCTCACTCTTTCAAAGCAGTTTACAGAATAAAATATGTTACCTTTCATATGTTAAAAGTCCATTATGCATCATTGCTTGACATTAAATTGAACGTAATATTAATGACATCCAGACAAATACAGTTACggtcttttctctctttagACATTTTAAGTGAATATGCAATGAAGATTATTCTTACCCTGGAGTAGTCCAGGCCAGACATGGAGGGATTAGAGTCAACGTGGGCCCTAACCAGAGCGCTGATCAGACTGACGGGCGGAGATGGAGGCGACGGGTCTTGTGGACTTTTGGGCTTCGAAGGTAGACGGCCTCTTCGTCCCTTTAGATTGGCTGTCCGAACAACTGAAAGAAGTCAATTGTGGTTTTGATATTGAATCAGTAACTTTCGGTGGTAAAATACAAGTGTATGCCATCGTGTATCTTCAGCTTAATCTGATTCGTGTTTATTGATAATGACATTAGCTGACaatgcaaaacaaatgtattttacCTTCTTTCACCATCCCGACGAACATGCACTTCTGGAAGCGGCAGTACTGGCATCTGTTTCTCCGGCGTTTGTCAACAGGACAGTTTTTGTTCGCTAAGCAGACGTATTTAGCGTTCTTCTGAACAGTGCGCTGTAAAATAAATAGGAAATATTTTAAATTTTAAATTAATCAGATTGTATCTGTAGGCTATCACCATGTGCGCGTAGGGTTTCGGGCACAACATGCTGTGGACTGACTCTCTAGTATGCAAGGAACCGCAGGTATTTTGTACCATTAAATTCCATGACAGCATTTTTGACCATGTGTTTAATTAGCGGAGATACATGGTTAAAGTGGAGGCTCTTTCATGGTAAGCGACCAAAGGTGTGTGAGAACAAACACCTCTCAATTAGGCCACAGTAATCCAAAAAAGAATGAGATAATAGCACCATTTAAAAATTAGTCAAATAATTACACCTTAATTAGGATAATAACAGGGTTATTGTCGCTGCTGTGTCTGTCAACAGACCTGCTGAGCTACAGCTGACAGTGGTGTGCAGCTTAGACCATCATAGGGAGCAATTTATATAGGTAATCATTTATCACGATTATCAGCTTTAACAACAATTATAATCACCCATGACTAACAAATCACCTTACCTTAAAGAACCCTTTACAGCCTTCGCAAGTTCGAACTCCATAATGCTGACAAGCGGCGTTATCCCCACAGACTGCACACAAACCCTCATTAGACGGGGATCCTCTGGATGGAGGGGAAGGGATCTGGCTGTCCATCAACTGGTGTCCATGGCCAAgctggagagagtgggggaaggTTAGCCCGGCTTGTTTCCTGATGGCACTGGGGACAGCGAAGCTTTGGCCGTCTAAGCCTCGGTGCGTTCCCTGGCTGTCGTGGCTCATGGAGACGTGGAGGGGACCGTCAAAGCGCATTTGACAACTCGAGACAGGCGTGCCAGGCGGGGACTGTTTGAATGAGAACAAGGACAGTCTAGACACCGGATTCTTACGCTGGTCTATCATGTGCGAAGTCGCTGCCACATAGTTCTGATGGAAACTGTGGAGGGACCCGGGGTCCTCCCACATGTGGTTTGGCTGCACCTGGAAGTTTGGCGTGGTGGGAGCGTGCGGTGAGGAAGGTTTGAAGTACATCGACCCAGAGTGGGCCATCATTTCCTCGGACTGCGGGGCCAAATGGCTTTGCTGATGGTAACTGTGCATCTGTACGTCTTCCACCTTGATAGAGGGCTGTTCTCCAGCGTGGGGCATTTGATACAGGCAGGGAGGTTTAACGTCGTAACCGGTGTTGTAGTTGTCCATGAATGTGCTAAAACTAGGAAGCGAGGTGGTGGCTGTGATTTCAGTGTTGGTCAAGTCCATACTAAACTTTACAAACTCAGGCGTAAGGAAGTCGCAGCTGTACTCTCCACCGGCGTGGTAGCTGTAACTTTGGGAAGCAGGACTGGCTCCTTGAGGTGATGACCCATACTGAGCTTGGACGCAGGGCATGGCTGTGAACAAAAGTAGTAAACAAGTCGAAATGGGTAttgtttgtgatttatttgtgtttgctaATCATGTGTACAGTTAATTACAAAAATAAGAAATGGGCAAGCAGAAGTCTCTATTTTAATACACATTTTCTTGGCATGCATTAGTTCTGAACCGGCTTCTGTCACTAGACTGtctcatttttttatattataaatCCAACAACAGTGAAGTGAAGAATGAGTTCTCATACCTTCAGTCGTGTGACTGTAATTTTGGAGATACTTGAAAtggatgatgctgtcaggagcGGATTGGGATCAGGATTCAAGAAAGTAGTGTTTTGTCTGGATTCTCCCCCTATTAAAATAGATAACTTTGACTCTGACTGCGCAATACTGATGTAGGCTCATATGTTCCAAGAGTGCAGAAACCGCGCTCTCAACAGTTACAGAATCTGACGGCCACTGACCGACATAAATCAGATGCACAGTATTGTGTTGACACCAAGAATTTGCAACATAAAACACAACATAGAGAATATAGATCATTTAATCCCAGCAAGTGTTTCAAGActgtacaaaaacaaataaagttTTGCAGCTGAGCGCATTCATGGACGTCTCCattggaacacacactcaggtgagGTTATATTGTTGAAGAAAGGTTTTAACGCTTTATACCAAAAACCTACCAAGGCTAGCATCATTATCTCAATAGAAAACAAACTGTTTAAAAAACCCGACCCAATATCATCCGGTCGAGATTCCCCTTAAATTATCAATCACACGAGTGCACAGGAAACCGATAGATTAAATAGCCCCGAAAACGAAACGTCACATGTCTTTACATTtatattgttatttttaatTCCCGAGTTTACCATCACTTTTACCATGTTTCTTCCAAAGCGGCACAGCCAGAAAGCAACGGATCTTTCAaataatggaaaaaaataaaataaaaatcctCTAAACATACCTTATGGCACCATCAGAGAAGCTGTAGTGTATCCATGTACGAATAGGGTGaatgtttttcttctctgtgcGAGTTGTAAAGCTCCAAAACACAATAAGCGATCAGACGGTTTCACGAAACTGACTTGCCGCTGGTATAGCGAGCAGCTGGGAATACGGGCATCGACTACTCAGTCTTTCCAATGTGCCTTTGTTTATGTGAGCTCCGCTAACCACGGCCCACGTGTCTACAGCGAGAACGTCATCAGCGTCGTTAGGCAGCCACCAATCCCTTTAGAACGGGCTTCAAGACTGCTGGAATAGGGACCGCTCATATACACCTGTCCTATGCTACTTGTTTTAGGTGATTGTGCTTTGCAACGCCAAGGAAAAGCAAATAGAATCGCCACAATGAAGATGTTCAGATTAAAAAAAGGAACATTAATTTGAGTTAAAGTTAATATATTTGAGTCTCCAACTGGTCAA
Protein-coding regions in this window:
- the nr4a2a gene encoding nuclear receptor subfamily 4 group A member 2a, which encodes MPCVQAQYGSSPQGASPASQSYSYHAGGEYSCDFLTPEFVKFSMDLTNTEITATTSLPSFSTFMDNYNTGYDVKPPCLYQMPHAGEQPSIKVEDVQMHSYHQQSHLAPQSEEMMAHSGSMYFKPSSPHAPTTPNFQVQPNHMWEDPGSLHSFHQNYVAATSHMIDQRKNPVSRLSLFSFKQSPPGTPVSSCQMRFDGPLHVSMSHDSQGTHRGLDGQSFAVPSAIRKQAGLTFPHSLQLGHGHQLMDSQIPSPPSRGSPSNEGLCAVCGDNAACQHYGVRTCEGCKGFFKRTVQKNAKYVCLANKNCPVDKRRRNRCQYCRFQKCMFVGMVKEVVRTANLKGRRGRLPSKPKSPQDPSPPSPPVSLISALVRAHVDSNPSMSGLDYSRFQANPDYQMTGDDTQHIQQFYDLLTGSMEIIRGWAEKVPAFADLPKQDQDLLFESAFLELFVLRLAYRSNPAEGKLIFCNGVVLHRLQCVRGFGEWIDSIVEFSSNLQSMNIDISAFACIAALTMVTERHGLKEPKRVEDLQNKIVNCLKDQVTFNGGGLNRPNYLSKLLGKLPELRTLCTQGLQRIFYLKLEDLVPPPAIIDKLFLDTLPF